tTTTCAGTTATTTAATATATGGTCCAGAAGGTCGTTGAGTAGTTctagtaactttatttttttgttttctataatagaTAATATCTATCTtgctttacaaaatattacagtaGTATATAGCGTATAGGTTGAAAAGACAAGGCTGTAACATCATTTTCTGGCCGAGTTGATGTTGCCTTAATGGAAGATCTAGCCAACGCTGTTAAAGAACAGAAGTTACGAGGTAATGCTGTCGACTGGACAAACAATGCAAGTTATCTGTCGAATTCAGATGTGCTTTCTTTTGCCAGTTCTACTAGATGTTTGTCgaatgattttgtttattgttttttatatgaatAGTTGGAATTCTTCTACAGTAAGTGTATGTTGTAAATTTTAGCAATAAACATACAGGGCACaatattcttgttttaaaataatatactcaaAACGAGTCAAATTTTTGTACAAACATTCTCTACACTAAAGGATATCACATTTGTATTGGAACTAAACAATTCTAGTTTCTTGTAAAAATCCATACAGGctgattaaattactttataatccaattgaaaagacaaattattttttctctactCTGTTTCTTACTACACAACCTGCGATAAATCCACTTACATTACCtcgttggttatcacagttgtgtctcaaaatttaaataatggtCTCCATTTTGTAAAGGTCCACACAGACAGgttcaattaatttaaaacaccctttgataagacaaattattttcattatctcTATCAAATTGTAAAGATCACTTTGAAATATTGCCCGTTATGACTGATCACTCACGTTCCAATTAACTTCACGTTTTCTAACTTTTTCTAACTAATCTAAATATATATCGTTCACCGAGGCCTCTAACTTTCTATAAATTATGCGGGCGacaatataatgtacaatatttactttatatgaaGAGTAAAATACCTAAAATTCAAGTAACTTGCGtcaacaattttataataattgttccCCGCTGGTCCACCGGTTagtcttcggagttacaacgctaaaatcaggggatgattcccctcggtggactcagcagatgacagcccaaggtggctttgctataagaaaacacacacacactataataatTGAACTACACACACAACGTACGATTCTTACCGAGTTACACAATCAAACTTTCATAACTAtcgcctttaaaataattattttgaactcccttgttagtaaatattaaattaccagATGAgctaaataataactattaaacTAAGTAGTATTGTATGTCCaataaaattcatattataaGATCAAAGAGTTTTAGTTCGATGAAGATTAATCCTGAAGGAAAAAAACAGCTGTGAAACTAAATACACTCTAATAGAATCAATTGCAATTCTGTCTGCACTATACACAAACTgcactttctgtttgtttgttataataaatatttcgttCATTTGTTCTCACTTGTTTAGTCTCATTACTGAACATTTGAAGTAAACTCAgtcaaattattaaatacaaaatacttccCTTATTTTTAATCCAATCTGCTGTTATTAGAGGGATTACCTATCTGAAATTtatcagaaaaattatttttacctgaaaataccacagatAGATAGAAAAGAGAAATTTTGCCTTCATCTCACTAAGGTTTTATTATATAGTTTCTGAAATGATATTTTGCATACTAACCCTTacctaatgtttagtttaaataatttaaaataatacttctCACATCAATGGTATTATCAGTTATATAAATACTCGCAACTGAGAGGGAAAATTTACTTGGAGATACAAATGGTTGTACAGatgtttattttacaagaaaactCCTCTTGAACATAAGACTTTCACCAGTGCTGTTAAGGTCTATGACATTGGTCAACTTGTAATTGCTGACTCATGAATAAAGTTCCAATCTGGTGCACTGATATACTCAGACTCATAAAGGTTGATATCATTAGGAAGAAAGTGTGAATTATTATGGTTTACAACAATTGACTGGTGTCTGACACATATGAGAACATAAATGGATATAATTAGTGATTTCCTAGGCTGTCACCAGTTAAAGCATAGCAGCACTAACTTTAGTAAAGAACGTCAACAACTAAAGAACTGAAAACCTAGACATGTCACTCGCAGATAATTTCCACCATTCAGAGCTGGTTTGTTTATCTAGCAGATGAAGTAATAGATATCCATGGGTGAAGACCATGATAACTTTTTGGCCAAAGATGTTATAGTCTTGTTGCTGGACAACAAAGTATGTAGGTACAGTGAAGTTTGTTACAGTCTTGTTGACATCAACAGCAGCTTATGATACCTGTGTTGAGAGGAGCTGTATAACAAGCCACCTCGAGTAGGGACTTTTGGAATGTTGGAGTCCCTGTGAGTGGCTTCCTCCCAGAATTAAGGATATTGGTAGCATCTACTTCTGGCATCAATTTTGATTGCATGAGAAAGAGAGGATTTGGCCAGGCACACTGGATCCTGTTAGTGTGACCATGCAGATAATTTTCCCAATATTCCAGGGGATAACATTTCAGGTACTTTGTTACTGCCTGAAATGGATGGACTCAGGAAAAAACTGAGCAACTTCTGGTCCAGAGCTCAGACTGTCTGGCCCTTGACACTATTGCATATTTAAACGATGAGCAGTAAAATAGCAGAGAAACTGTCATAGGAGTCCCTGTGAATTGCTTCCTTCCAGAATTAAGAATATTAGTAGTATCTACTTCTGGCATCAATTGTGATTGCGTGAGAGAGAGAGGATTTGGCCAGGCACACTGGTCCATGTTAGTGTGGCCATGCAGATCATTTTCCCAGTGTTCCAGGGGATAACATTTCAGGTACGTTACCACTTAGAATGGATGGACTCAGGAAAAACTGTGCAACTCATGTTTCAGAGCTCAGACTGTCCAGCCCTTGACACTATTGCATGTGCATGGACCTGTTGGATAGCAATGTGGTTTAAGAGTGTGGGATACatacaaaaggtatcccaggcaCATTTTTGGGGAATTCCGTGCCATGTGGcgggcaggattccaccatggacgaggatatcatggaaaatgtgtcaaggttttaggaatacattgaagaGCTGCCTGTACACAACAGTCAGTccctgctgccacacagtcgtctactggtggcttacagacaatggtgGGATCAAGTTCCACAAGAGCAGTAAAAGAAAgtcagttggcttgatccagcttccaccgagtcacacgggttgggtggcatcaaccatggccagtctttctcaaatgataggaaaatgatcactgcttcgtGGGTTATTGtaaaccctccatgaaaagtgggagaatagttaAGGGGAGCAAactaagagatcaatagcagtaaaggactgattagatcaaaaaaataagtataaaaaccggtattgaaaagaaaaaggttgtgatttGAGAACATAAACTCTACGGAGctacccctcccatcaatatcagtacctcccCTTAGGGGATTATGTttattaaagtctcccaggattaaaaatggagatgacaactgttcaatgagagcatctaggtctgattgatcataggtctcttcaggagacaggtatAGAGAAAAAACAGTGACGATATGATCCAAGGAAATACAGATGGCtactgcctccaagggtgtgtcaaatggcaaagacagggtgggcacatgctgattaaCCAGCAACACCACCTCTCCATACaattgtccatcacacaacctatcatttctgtacaaagaaaactgctgaaaggtgactgtctcagcaggtttcagaaatgtttcctgtaaagataGACATACAgaagaaccatgacatgatgtttttaagtgaccaaaccactgacactggaaacatctgagagggtttggaatacaaggctgtaccttgcaattaagataacctgcctagATGTTTTCAGGTGAACTCAgttatgtaaatgttaaaatgaatgaAGACATTGGTCAGCATTATAATTCCATCtatgtgagtggagatatgcctcactgcagaaactccttgggtggagaaaccagcaagaatctccaactcagaaatgttcttcaaatccctctcaaaaaTAACTCCTGATagtgaattcaaagtagcatggggagtaacctcaatgggtatatccccaattgcctttgaatgtaaaAGGAGTTCACTGTTTAGATGtaaatgttttcaccaatatgtcaccagagggAAGATTTTTGACTGATTTTGGAAAGCCAACAAGTCTCCCTAGtcccttctgaaaaaaaaaaaagggagacatttgcactaaagatttgtctgaaagagaatgtaatgtaagaaaatgaggtacaggtgctACAGATGtcaaagattgctgctcagaatcttcaagatgtggacATTtgcctatggactgttttttcactattttatttaagttcttaTTTAGGGAATTCATgataaagaaagaatgtttcaatgcccactgactccacccaccatggagctctacgaGGGGATGCAATATAATgccaaataaggacactgcagcaatgccatggtttcgtgagcactgtacccaaacatcagcatcagatacaatgtcaacaacacccattgaaaacatccaacactggtacttggttgacccaagGCCAAACAGACCAGCTTATTGACCCTAGTAGGGACCACCCCAAGGCTACccttctacaggaattcaaggccaaagtggtgtgttatggttggttcccttaaccaccaggatcctctcctccctttcatgggtcgccatgcacagcaaacatgtgaatagatgtttagatcccagagtaggtaaaattgaaaatacagaaccttctctgggaggtcccctcaccaagtacaggaatccacaccaaggggactTAATTCTGTCCATTGAGGGAGGTAGTAGacaaaaagtaaaagtatttGCACTTTTACCATTGATAGATTTTTTATGCATACATTGAGACAATTTACATTTACCTTGATGTAGAAGAAAGTGAGATAGagctatataaatatgtatgtgttgcctgttatttttcttaattatgtgCTGAAGTTAATCTAAAAATGGAGTTCCCTTCCCTATTATGTAAAATCTATTGTTTGGATATAATAAGCATAAGATTCAGTCCTGAAAGCTTATTATTACATGGTTATTAATGGACTTGTTCAGTTCTAATGGAATGTTGTATGGAAATCTCcaaaaacaatttatcaaaaacactttaaaaataagtaactgaaaacaagatcaagtgtaacataaataaatacctGAAGTTTCTCATACATTTATTTAATCACATATGACAAACTTACTCAACCCAGTTTTTGCTTCTTAACATGATACAAGAGTTTTATATCAAACATATCACTGGTATGTATACATGTGCAACTTATATGTGTATTACTGAATTAAATAGAAATACAATGGATACTTTTTTTTAATCAGCTTTCTGTAACTGTAATCTTGCTGTAACTTTATGGCCAATTACTCTTCTCACTAATATATTCTATTGATTCATCTCTGGAGAAATTTAACATCTTCCATCAGCAATGTTGTGAATTGCTTCAATATCTGACTAGTTTTGTTCATAACTGtcaaaatggatcaaactgagtAGCAATGATGACATAAAACTCTTTTAATTGTAAAATGCaccaagaaacattttaaaaaattaaaaggaacttatttcattaatgttcttttacattttattacaactttaatgTGCTTAGTGCATCAACCTccaaaaaacaagttaaacattcatTTTGTTTATGAGTAGtctgtaaaattaaaagtaaaattatttttactgtcaaTATTGATAGATAATACCTATTACAAGCAGAGATAGAATAACATACATGTTCATGTTTAGTAGCTCTATTTTTGGATATTAAAAATGACGTAATGATAATTGGTATAATCAACACTGTCTACAGTGCTCTTTATGAGTGTAGAGGGCAATTGATGTGTTATTATATATCCAAAATATTGTATGCATTACACACACAATATGAAGAAGGGTCTGCATGATAAATCTTTAGTTTTTAGAAGTGTTATAGACCTCTTCAGTGAAACATTGATTTGGTTATTTGAGCTCTGAGCTGTTGCTCATTCAGTCAGTGCATTACATATTTACATTCTCTGTCTACTCTTGAACGACAAGCTTCTTTTAATCCAccaattttaagtaaaaaaaaataaaacacaagtttgtCAAATACATTTTGGAAAAAGAATTTTAATCACAGTAAATATTCTCCTAtccaaatgaataaaataaatattccctATACTGATTGTTTACTATAGCTATTAGATATTAATACTAAGGTAAGTGTCACTCTTCCAAGCAGTGCAAAATTTAGAAACTTTTGAAAAGTGTTGAACTTTGGGAACTTTTCACTTCAGGGgtacaaggaaaataaaatttgttctgTGACCACAAATCTTCATTGATTTTGTTGAATTAGATAGAAAAACTTAGCTTGGAGACAGTATATCATCATTAATCTAATTAAGGacattagttttaaatataacagttttagaagtaaaatgaattttaaattggTACTTCTGAAATATTGAAGCCTTTCTTTGTTAAGTTTAAACTAACGTCATAAACAGAAACATGACTCAAAATTTCATGTTCTTTGTTCATTGCAGAAAATGTGTCACCAGCCCATAAATCCACAACTTCCTTTGAGAATGTGCACAAGTTGCTTTCTCTTGTGCTTTAGATTTATTGATTGATGCAGTCAAAAGGAGAATTTGGTTGTGGACAAGTAAGAGGGAATGTTTTGCAAAGGTAATTTCctgtttcaaatttattttaattctaaaaacataGAATTCTTATtacgtagacttaccactgaaatACTACACGCCAGAAAACCCACATAATAAAGAAGGTAAGAATTGTCaaatgtgaaaagaaacaaaaaatataaagcaaCAAATTAAATGGCTAAAAGATAACTCAGACTACAAGAAATGTTTAATTACGTAAAGTATCAATAGAATCCAGAACCAAAACATGATGAACTTTAGAGAAAATAGAGGAATAAGGAAGAATGAGTATAGTATAGTAACCACATAAAATGGCTCAGAAAGAATTCATTATTCTCAACAGGGCACAACTTCACAGATAATGCCCTTTAATTCAGGAAAAGAAGTCAATTATGTGAGCTGTAATGGTACATTAAACTTGTGGAGTCAACAGAGGGGCACAAGGTGGTAGCATAAATAGGAAAGTTCTCAAAGAAGCTACCCAGATGTATATTATGAAAAGACTTCTTTCCAATAGTTCTAATCTGTGTACAAACATGCAGAAAACTACTGCTGAGATGCCATCAGCTTTAAAAGGATGCCCTTGGTACATTTACAAGGGGAAACACCCACTCATGGAGTTTAAGCATAGAGGGTGGAATTTTGTCTAATGCAAATACAGAGgtataatacacaaaaaaattcCAACTGAGcaaattgatacacacagtttcatACAAAAAGAAGCAATGatttaaaaagatatatatattattgggtTGCCTCAAATAAATGTGGGGATTTAAAGAACACATAAGACCCTAAGTGAATGTATCGATATAAATACAGATTCTCAATATGTAAGAGACAACATttagctattttatttttattgtttcttattatatttgGATCCAAGTCCAAAGTACTTCAGGAAAAAGAGAGACTCTTAGTGGCAAATACATATTATTGTCTCTTATGGGAAGCAAGTAACAACAGAAAATATGTCACTGGGAAAAGACAATAGAGACTAGAGTAACTAAAGGCTAAATATAAACACCAATGAAggtaatgtaattttataaaattacttataCTTAATTAGGATAATAGTTCAGTTCTTCAAATTTTCCCCTCAGatagcaataaaatatttaaaactttctaacatttattacttattacatttatttattatttattacacctcTGGCAAATTAACATTGTGATTCTAATGGTAAAACCCTTCTATCTATTATTCAAAAAGATTAAAATTTTAGGTACAATACTTCAGTATCTACCCTGTAAAAACCTGAACCACCCTCACACATTAGGTACCTACAATATGGCACCTCTGGAAGTTTTTGTCCAAGGGTTACaggaaaaaaactttatataagctTTAACTTGAAAACTGACAGACAAACTAAATTATCAGAAGGGTTGCACCAtctaaatacacatatatatatatataatttgctattttaactcaaaacaagccaaaacaaaaacaaactaaatacaaaatgCTGCAtcaattgaaaagatcccagggcaCAAGCTACagtgtggaattataaaatgagccctatgttttggaggtgactgctgaagtaggacccacatagcTCTAGaaatacactgtctatcagtcttaatctccatttgccagtctcacataagaaataaagaaaagcaacagatataaaattagaaattaggagagtgagatatgggtgctcaagcccacaacattcCACATCACTCTTTACTGCCTGCAGACTGCTCTTTCTTAATCCATAAGAACATAATGTTAGTTTCAAAACATAGGAGTTTTCTTGTTGAAGTCTACTGATGTCTTCATTAACTATATATGTCTAATGTAGTTATCTCAACAGAGGTAAAAGGGTGAATCCTAAATTGTTTTAATTctagaaacataaatattaaaccttttaaaatatatatatatatatgtatgtatatacgtgtgtgtttgtTAGATTTCAGTACTGAAAACATTCAAACTTCCTCATTATACCTACATGATGAAATATCACTGCAGTACTGACTCTCGTTCTACTCACCCCTCACCAGTTTAAACTTTTGATCCAAACTTATCATTCAAGAAGTTTTACAAATTCTTGAAATCTTTCAATTCTACATTTTAATTCTTTGGGATTTTATTAGTTGTAATAGTGAACAGATTTATTGTATTGAACACCAATGGTTTTACCTCCTGTTAATTTAAGCTCCAATCATGAATAGCTAACATTAGCTATACAAATTTGCTGTATGACATTACATTACTAACTGAGTTATATTACTTTTTGCTaattacttttatcatttttacttgttttgaatttcacacaaagctacacaaggactgtctatactagctattcctaattagcagtataagacaagagggatgacagctagtcatcaacactcactgccaactcttaggctactcttttaccaacagatagtgatGGGGATTTTATTTCCGTGACCTTCAGAATGCAAGTCAagtatcctaaccacctggccatgccaggggtACTTTTATCACCACATTTAAGATTTCctttctaagtgttattattactaCTTAATCTTCTTGAGGCTTCTTATTTATATTTCACCTTCTGCAGAAAAGTTAACTTCATATATTAACAAGTTCagctttaattaaaaattttatcagTCAAAACATTGAGCACCTGAGTAGGAAAAACGTTAAATGAAATAACATAAGTAATAAGTGggaaaagtttataaaacatttaacttttttcataattaaaacatcATATTGTATTAGATGGTTAATGAGTGCTTTATTATTAAGTCATGTGAATAACAACTTGATTATTTATCTAAGAGTTGATGTGTCATTAACTGCAGATACTATTTAGTTTCCAGAATGCAGAGTTATCACATTATGTACAATGATCTGACCAGCATAAAGACAAAATCATCTATATCTGCAAAGTTAAGCCATATGTCTGAAATATGGAGAGTGAGGAAAGGAAACCATAGTAAGAAAGAAACATTGAAAACAGATTATCTCAAAAGACAAGTGTATATGTTTGTTGAGAGAAACATTGACACTAAGTTATACtatattatttctttgtaattacttttattaacagtatttgtgaaatatttaatgcaTCTATTTTCACTACTTTTAACTTTTACTGTTACACTTGCATTATAGAGATCTTCCTGTATTGTTAAGTTAGTATATTATTTTGGACTAACCCAAATTTCTTTAGTTAGCCAAATGCTGCAAAATATTACTGGACTTGCAGCTAAAgatattgttaacattgagagTACCCAAACGATGAAACAATGCACTTTAAGCTTCATAAGCATAtatgtaagaaaagtatatttaattaatcatACTGATGACCAGGTTGATTATTAGTTTTGCTCTGAGCACATAGCTTACTTTCATCAGAAGTTACTATTATTGTTTCTACAGCATGTAAAGAACAAATTATAATGTCAAGCTGGGCAAACCTAGATCttctcattaaataaaaataactaaacagtTCACAAAGCcgtttattacatattatgtaaaatattctacaaattcaTAACACAAGAAATATTGTACAAAAAGTGGAATGAAAACTATTTGTCATTTCTTGCCTTCCACCATAATTATGTGATATCCAAACTTAGTTTTGACAGGTGGATCAGTATAGACAGGATTTTGAAGAGTGCTGACAGGAAGAGCAAAAGCAGCATCTTGAAATGGACCAACCATAGATCCTCTATTCATCCAACCTAAATCTCCctaaaaggaaaatgaaaaaaagtactGAATTCCAATGAAAtccaaataattatataaaattaaaacaatcaaatttaatAAGAATCCTTCAGTCAAGATTTATAATGCAAGACACAGACTCACATGCATGACATTCTAGAAGCCAATGTAGGGAAAAGCATTGATTTGTTACAGGTGTTTTCTATTATTAGTTTAAGAATTGTATTAACCAACTTTATTTTTCCAAGAATCCTGTGctaagataaattaaaatacCAACTAACTCACTCTGTTTTTATCCTTATTATGTTTGTACtaattttgtgggttttttttataatatttataataaaatttctacCACAGTGATGAATAGTATCTTTTTATACCTATTAGTGATGCTAATGTAAGTGTCACTGACACTCATGAGCATCATTACAGGCAGGCTGCcatgtaaataaattttgataaacagTTGTACTgttttaatgttgtgtattgttgaagttaataatattaaaaaatcaatcTATATTTATCTATTGAAAAAATTCATCATCATTTcattcttttatttctcttttatagATTCAAAATTATATAGAGATCGTTAGTCTGATGAacttcagattaaaaaaaaatagaattcaaccactgtttaaataattttcccAGCATACTACCAAAATGTTTACTGATCTAAAAGAACACAATGGTTAGTAATGTTTAATCATTCTACTATCAGTCTGAACTACAGAACATTTATTAGcatgttaacaaaacatttttctcacttaaaattatatttataaaagtatgcattgtgtttgaataaatatatcttaataaatgAGTTCAACAATCATGCTACTTTTGTAAGGACTGATATTCCAAATAGTTAAAACAGCCTATCTAAGCATTACTttaattatcatttaaatatGGTGTTAACTCCCAAATTACAGACTTCTTTTTATAGCATTCACAGTCAGCAGGGTCCACAAGTTGCATCATATTTGGCATTTATATATGTTACAATAATCAGTGTAAAGAACCAAGCAAAAAATTGTGTAAAATCACTCATTTTCCacacagaatatatttaaaaacaaaccagtaattaatggaattaactgtaatatttataatatatttaaatgtttatggtATCTTTGTATTATTAGGATCTCTCTAACAATAAACTCAAAGCAACAAGAAATGTAGTTCAAAATATGGATCGAGTCCATATAGGCCCCACTAGTAGTTCTAAGGTTAAAATGTAATGGTCAACCAAAACCATCACACAGGTGTTTAAGAACAAAGAAAATTCACATGGTTAGGGTAAGTCAACTCACCCCTTGACGAGCTTTGTCTTCACTATACTCAGAAGCTACTTCATTGAATTTTGCACCAGACTTAATTTTTTCCATAGCTTCTAAAATTTTTGATTGTTTTTCACAAAGTATATGACGAACCTATAAATAcataatgggaaaaaaaaaatctaacacataaaaaatcaaattcaaaacttacacaaatatttttcataacccataaaaacataatatttataacaaacatttcagtTAAAAGAATTAATCTTCCAatagtttactatttattttacaaacaagcaTTCAATAATTGAGTCAATGAAAATGACTAAAAATAtaactacataaataatgtttttgaaaattacattattCTAAATATCTAACTGCattcagtagtttttttttagtgaaaGTGTTTTCTTTAGCATGCATTATTAggtcacattttatatttaaaaaacttgtaatttCTTTGAATGCATTTTGACAACATACTCCAAAAAATTCTTAACTCTTAGTATGACAGTACTGTAAGTTCATGTTTCATTACATAATCCATGTTAGGATGGCAAAAGTAAGcaggttttaatttaaatgttctcAAGTTGTTAAATGAACAGAGCTAAGTGTATCCTGTGCTAAGGTTATTTATTACCTGAGATTACTTAAAAGGCATTAGATTAGTGACAAGCATACCACATGAGGAGAATAAAGCTAACAGAAAGCTATCAAACTTAAAACTATTAAGTTAGATCTGTTTTCTCCTGGTTCTTTTTCCTAACTTCTTATGTTAAGATTATGCTGCTGACTTGACACATACGATTTGAAAATTCTGGATCCAGACTTTTACAAACAACACAATCAAACTTCCAACACCTATTTAACTTGTGAGAGTTCTAGTAAACACAGTAAACTTTAGGATGAACTAAACAAGGCAGTAACTTTAGGCCCCCACACTTGAAGATGGAAATCCAATAAAATAATCTGAGATATGCTCcattatcaatttaaaatataacttgaTGACATATACTCAAGTTAATATGATGAAGCTAATAAGTGTGTGGGTAATCTAAAAGAAAAGTAACAAGTGGGATAGTGCATTTTTGCCAACCAGTGAGTGAATTGTAATGtcacatttttaataaatgttgacATACAGAAGAGAACTTTATGACCTACTATACCTCTGGGCCTCATGAGCTCCAAGGTCTGCTCAgctaataaatattgtttcttttaagaatcatgatattaacattttaattattctcCTTGTAGAGAAGGAGGTTTGTTAGATCCTGACTGAAGCTTGAAACAGAACTCTCAGTCCACACTAATGCTCTGAGAATAGTGCACTACCAACTGACATAATGTATTATGTTCCAGGATTCAAGACCCAAACAAACAACCTG
Above is a genomic segment from Tachypleus tridentatus isolate NWPU-2018 chromosome 11, ASM421037v1, whole genome shotgun sequence containing:
- the LOC143232245 gene encoding peptidyl-prolyl cis-trans isomerase NIMA-interacting 4, producing the protein MPKGKGGGGESKGGKGGKGGGKGGEAAAEGKSQQKQSKGGNAVKVRHILCEKQSKILEAMEKIKSGAKFNEVASEYSEDKARQGGDLGWMNRGSMVGPFQDAAFALPVSTLQNPVYTDPPVKTKFGYHIIMVEGKK